One segment of Desulfovibrio sp. JC010 DNA contains the following:
- a CDS encoding beta-ketoacyl-ACP synthase III, giving the protein MSTFSHIRGLGFHVPERLYTNTDLEKIVDTNDEWITTRTGIKQRHVVENETCLDLAYEASVKALKAAGMEAEELTHVIIATFTGDMPVPTTSCLLMERLGIKDRAAMDLSAACSGFVYAVEVARALINLDPTAKILVCGAEVVTSRVNWEDRSTCVLFGDGAGAAVMTAGKDGEPGKVIDTLVRANGGPGMNLTIKGAGSAYPYKMGDTVGVENFVEMQGREIYKHAVRSMTSISNEILEKQGFTTDDIDVLLPHQANMRIIEAVGKKLGVPREKVFANVDKYGNTSAASIPIALADARESGFIKDGDLVLLATFGGGLTWGSSLIQF; this is encoded by the coding sequence ATGAGTACTTTCTCGCACATCAGGGGCCTTGGTTTCCATGTCCCTGAACGGCTATACACTAATACTGATCTTGAAAAAATCGTCGACACAAACGACGAGTGGATAACCACCCGCACCGGAATCAAACAGCGCCACGTTGTTGAAAACGAAACATGTCTGGACCTTGCTTATGAGGCGTCCGTAAAAGCCCTCAAGGCCGCAGGCATGGAAGCGGAAGAACTCACCCACGTAATCATCGCCACCTTCACCGGCGATATGCCTGTACCCACTACATCCTGCCTGCTCATGGAGCGGCTGGGCATTAAAGACAGGGCAGCCATGGACCTTTCCGCGGCCTGCTCCGGTTTTGTCTACGCTGTAGAGGTGGCCCGGGCACTCATCAATCTCGATCCCACTGCTAAAATTCTGGTCTGCGGTGCTGAAGTAGTCACCAGCCGTGTGAACTGGGAAGACCGTTCCACCTGTGTTCTCTTCGGAGACGGCGCGGGAGCGGCAGTTATGACTGCCGGAAAAGACGGCGAACCTGGCAAAGTAATCGACACCCTGGTTCGCGCCAACGGCGGTCCGGGCATGAACCTGACCATCAAAGGCGCAGGCTCGGCATATCCCTACAAGATGGGTGATACCGTGGGCGTTGAAAACTTTGTGGAAATGCAGGGACGTGAAATTTACAAACACGCAGTCCGTTCCATGACCTCCATCTCCAATGAAATCCTTGAGAAACAGGGATTCACTACTGATGATATAGATGTGCTGCTGCCCCATCAGGCAAACATGCGCATCATCGAGGCTGTGGGCAAGAAGCTCGGCGTACCCCGTGAAAAGGTTTTTGCCAATGTGGATAAATACGGCAACACTTCTGCCGCATCCATCCCCATTGCACTTGCCGACGCACGCGAATCCGGCTTCATCAAGGACGGCGATCTGGTCCTTCTGGCCACCTTCGGCGGCGGATTGACCTGGGGATCTTCACTGATCCAGTTCTAA
- the rpmF gene encoding 50S ribosomal protein L32 has translation MAQPKKKTSKSRRNMRRSHDHVATPNVVYCECGEPIIPHRACSSCGSYKGRQVINSEDA, from the coding sequence ATGGCACAGCCGAAAAAGAAAACTTCCAAATCCCGCAGAAACATGCGTCGTTCCCACGACCACGTAGCAACCCCCAACGTAGTATACTGCGAGTGCGGTGAACCCATCATCCCTCACAGAGCCTGCTCTTCTTGCGGTTCCTATAAAGGTCGTCAGGTAATCAATTCCGAAGATGCCTAG
- the rpmB gene encoding 50S ribosomal protein L28: MSQVCDICGKGPQTGNNVSHAHNKTKRRFMPNLQKVRTQLPSGEVKSIKACTRCIRSGAVVKPVANKKVS, encoded by the coding sequence ATGTCCCAGGTATGCGATATATGCGGTAAAGGTCCTCAGACTGGCAATAACGTTTCCCATGCTCACAACAAGACTAAGAGACGTTTCATGCCCAACCTGCAGAAGGTCCGCACTCAGCTTCCCAGCGGTGAAGTAAAAAGCATCAAAGCTTGTACTCGCTGCATCCGCTCCGGCGCTGTTGTTAAGCCCGTTGCAAACAAAAAAGTAAGCTAG
- the plsX gene encoding phosphate acyltransferase PlsX gives MPSIIPRIAVDAMGGDYGLSVVVPAAVNAAKTGLPITLVGDEHMIRSELEKLDTGSCAIDIVHASQVVTMEDKPADAMRKKKDSSIQVACRLVKEGKADGVVSAGNSGATVACGMFTIGRIKGVLRPGMAGILPTEKKPMVLLDVGANVDSKPEHLFQFGLMADVLARDVLGYESPRIGLLTIGEEEGKGNSLVKTTYDMLKNSSLNFVGNIEGRDIFTGDVDIAVCDGFVGNVALKLAEGLATSFGSLLKGELKRDIVSKLGAMLAIKAFKRFRRLLDKSEYGGAPVLGLKGIVLVCHGKADSRAVEKAIEMAATFVKNDAVAHLKEGLAAHKEITARDF, from the coding sequence ATGCCTAGCATAATACCCCGCATTGCCGTAGACGCCATGGGCGGCGACTACGGTCTTTCGGTTGTTGTTCCGGCAGCGGTTAACGCCGCTAAAACGGGACTCCCGATTACGCTGGTAGGTGATGAGCACATGATCCGGTCCGAGCTTGAAAAGCTTGATACCGGATCATGTGCTATTGATATTGTCCACGCTTCTCAGGTTGTCACTATGGAAGACAAACCTGCCGACGCCATGCGCAAGAAGAAGGACTCATCAATTCAGGTCGCATGCAGACTGGTCAAGGAGGGTAAGGCCGACGGTGTCGTCAGTGCCGGTAACTCAGGGGCTACTGTCGCCTGCGGCATGTTCACCATCGGCCGGATCAAGGGTGTCCTGCGTCCGGGTATGGCCGGGATTCTGCCTACGGAAAAGAAACCCATGGTCCTGCTTGATGTAGGTGCCAATGTGGATTCCAAGCCCGAACACCTCTTCCAGTTCGGCCTCATGGCCGACGTGCTGGCCCGTGACGTGCTGGGATATGAATCCCCGCGCATCGGTCTTTTGACCATCGGTGAAGAGGAAGGCAAAGGCAACTCACTGGTAAAAACCACCTACGACATGCTCAAAAATTCTTCCCTGAATTTCGTGGGCAACATCGAAGGACGGGATATTTTTACCGGGGATGTTGATATTGCCGTTTGTGACGGTTTTGTGGGCAACGTGGCACTCAAGCTGGCCGAGGGGCTGGCAACAAGCTTCGGCAGCCTGCTGAAAGGTGAGCTTAAGCGCGACATCGTCTCCAAGCTGGGAGCCATGCTTGCAATCAAAGCTTTCAAAAGATTCCGCAGACTGTTAGATAAATCCGAGTACGGCGGAGCTCCGGTTCTCGGACTGAAAGGAATTGTCCTTGTCTGCCACGGTAAAGCAGATTCCCGGGCAGTGGAAAAAGCCATTGAAATGGCTGCCACTTTTGTCAAAAACGATGCTGTCGCCCACCTGAAAGAAGGACTGGCCGCGCACAAGGAAATCACCGCACGCGACTTCTAG
- a CDS encoding TAXI family TRAP transporter solute-binding subunit, with the protein MFKKFSCLVLTCLLCLTFTAAPSQASDKNLIIATATTGGTYYPVGVAIGTLVSIKLAKADKITATAINSAGSGENVQMLKNKEADLAILQALFGLNAYKGEGPYKGKAFKDFRSITMLWENVEHFPLLNKYVKKGDISDLKGLDKKFSIGKRGSGTEGSGRTLLEIMGVDVNKDLVLEFLGYTPSAQAMMDGRIAGANIPAGPPAAAITQLYAQLGSDDVTVLEFTDAQLAEIQKAYPIWSRYVIPAKTYPSQDKDIRTIAQPNFLACRADLPDEVVYKITKTIYENLPFLNNIHKATKAMSLERATAGLPAPLHPGAEKFYREVGVIK; encoded by the coding sequence ATGTTCAAAAAATTCTCGTGCCTCGTACTTACCTGTCTGCTCTGTCTTACCTTTACAGCCGCACCTTCACAGGCCAGTGACAAGAACCTGATCATCGCCACCGCCACCACCGGCGGAACCTACTATCCTGTAGGCGTTGCCATCGGGACACTGGTCAGCATCAAGCTCGCCAAGGCCGACAAAATCACCGCCACTGCCATCAACTCCGCCGGATCCGGTGAAAACGTGCAGATGCTCAAAAACAAGGAAGCCGATCTCGCCATCCTGCAGGCCCTGTTCGGCCTCAATGCTTACAAAGGTGAAGGACCTTACAAGGGTAAAGCATTCAAAGATTTCCGTTCCATAACCATGCTCTGGGAAAACGTTGAACACTTCCCCCTGCTTAATAAATACGTGAAAAAAGGCGACATCTCCGACCTCAAAGGTCTGGACAAAAAATTTTCCATCGGTAAGCGCGGCAGCGGCACCGAAGGTTCCGGACGCACCCTGCTGGAAATCATGGGCGTGGATGTAAATAAAGATCTCGTGCTTGAGTTCCTCGGCTACACCCCTTCTGCACAGGCCATGATGGACGGCCGCATTGCCGGGGCCAACATTCCCGCCGGACCTCCCGCAGCAGCTATCACCCAGCTCTATGCCCAGCTCGGTTCCGACGATGTGACCGTGCTTGAATTCACCGACGCGCAGCTTGCTGAAATCCAGAAAGCCTACCCCATCTGGAGCCGTTATGTGATCCCTGCAAAGACCTATCCTTCTCAGGATAAAGATATCCGCACCATTGCGCAGCCCAACTTTCTGGCCTGCCGTGCTGATCTGCCTGACGAGGTGGTCTACAAAATCACCAAGACCATTTACGAAAACCTGCCCTTCCTGAACAACATCCACAAGGCCACCAAGGCCATGTCGCTGGAGCGTGCAACCGCAGGACTGCCCGCGCCCCTGCATCCCGGTGCCGAGAAATTCTACCGCGAAGTCGGTGTTATAAAATAA
- a CDS encoding TRAP transporter permease, whose product MTDTTSPKPTVKKDSGGETLAIKRVIEGKTATLLYATGIICSLFHLWVNTIGIMPEIQRNAVHYSFMLFIGFIQYPMLKRHARETLPVDYFLAILSFATGLYLVFFEDALHMRNEVPIMADLIAAGLAIVLLMEITRRTTGLLIPCLAAIFLFYGLGGGQYLDGLWHFPGVTVQRMLYRMYFAPDGIFGTIATISSTFVFLFVLFASFLIKSGAGEFIIKLAMASMGRTIGGPAKMAVFASGFMGSVSGSAVANTVGTGSITIPMMKKTGFPSKFAGGVEAAASTGGQLMPPIMGAGAFIMSQWTQIPYLTIVGVALIPAIMYFVSVAFFVHLRAKKLGIKPIPEEDIPRISDVMKEGWNFFIPIGALMGLLMYGFTPTFAACGGIAAIVVSSWLNPRTRMSGRDILDALASGGQNMVTTGVILLCSGIVVGVVLMVGMGIKFSMLITMIAGNSLMLTIVMVAIASLVLGMGLPVTASYIVLAVLAAPAMQMLGTSLIAAHMLIFWYSQDANVTPPVCLAAYSASGISGSKPLETGFESWKIAKGLYIIPLLFCYTPILFEGPLWQVAETVVTATAGLFCFAVFFEGFNTYRLNLMQRALYMGTATLLLWPDMRLHAAGAVLLVVMMLRERSVFRKQAFEAI is encoded by the coding sequence ATGACTGACACGACTTCCCCAAAGCCGACAGTTAAAAAAGATTCGGGCGGGGAAACCCTTGCGATTAAACGCGTAATCGAAGGGAAAACCGCCACTCTTTTATATGCCACGGGCATAATCTGTTCCCTTTTCCATCTCTGGGTAAACACCATCGGCATCATGCCGGAAATCCAGCGCAATGCTGTCCATTACTCATTCATGCTCTTTATCGGGTTCATCCAATATCCGATGCTCAAACGACATGCCCGCGAGACCCTGCCCGTTGACTATTTTCTTGCGATTTTATCGTTTGCTACGGGACTTTATCTGGTCTTCTTCGAAGACGCCCTGCATATGCGCAATGAAGTGCCGATCATGGCCGACCTCATTGCCGCCGGGCTGGCCATTGTACTTTTGATGGAGATCACCCGGCGAACCACCGGGCTGCTCATTCCCTGTCTGGCGGCGATCTTTCTGTTCTACGGACTGGGCGGCGGACAATATCTGGACGGACTCTGGCATTTTCCGGGTGTGACCGTGCAGCGCATGCTTTACCGCATGTACTTTGCCCCGGACGGCATCTTCGGAACCATTGCGACGATCTCGAGTACTTTTGTATTTTTGTTCGTACTCTTTGCCTCTTTCCTGATCAAATCAGGAGCCGGGGAATTCATCATCAAGCTGGCCATGGCATCCATGGGACGCACTATCGGCGGTCCGGCCAAGATGGCTGTTTTTGCTTCCGGTTTCATGGGATCGGTTTCCGGCAGCGCGGTGGCAAACACTGTGGGAACAGGCTCCATTACCATCCCCATGATGAAAAAAACCGGATTCCCCAGCAAATTTGCCGGGGGAGTTGAGGCTGCGGCATCCACCGGAGGACAGCTCATGCCGCCCATTATGGGCGCGGGTGCGTTCATCATGAGCCAGTGGACCCAGATTCCCTACCTGACCATTGTGGGCGTGGCCCTCATCCCGGCGATCATGTATTTTGTCAGCGTGGCCTTTTTCGTCCATCTGCGGGCCAAAAAGCTTGGCATCAAGCCCATTCCCGAAGAAGACATCCCGCGCATCAGTGATGTAATGAAAGAGGGCTGGAACTTCTTCATACCCATCGGCGCGCTCATGGGCCTGCTCATGTACGGATTCACCCCGACCTTTGCGGCCTGCGGCGGAATAGCAGCTATCGTTGTTTCCAGCTGGCTCAATCCCAGAACCCGCATGTCCGGACGTGACATCCTCGATGCCCTTGCTTCCGGCGGCCAGAATATGGTCACCACCGGGGTCATCCTGCTCTGTTCCGGCATTGTGGTCGGCGTAGTGCTCATGGTCGGCATGGGCATCAAGTTCTCCATGCTCATCACCATGATCGCCGGCAACAGCCTGATGCTGACCATTGTCATGGTTGCCATAGCGTCCCTCGTACTTGGCATGGGACTGCCTGTAACCGCCTCCTACATCGTTCTGGCGGTTCTGGCTGCCCCGGCCATGCAAATGCTCGGTACAAGCCTTATCGCAGCCCATATGCTCATTTTCTGGTACTCTCAGGACGCCAACGTAACCCCTCCGGTCTGCCTTGCGGCCTACAGTGCTTCGGGCATATCAGGGTCCAAACCGCTGGAGACGGGCTTTGAATCATGGAAAATCGCCAAGGGGCTGTACATCATTCCCCTGCTTTTCTGCTATACCCCGATCCTTTTCGAAGGGCCGCTCTGGCAGGTCGCCGAGACCGTGGTCACCGCCACTGCCGGGCTGTTCTGCTTCGCGGTATTCTTTGAGGGCTTTAACACCTACAGGCTGAACCTCATGCAACGCGCACTCTACATGGGCACAGCCACCCTGCTGCTCTGGCCCGATATGCGGCTCCATGCTGCAGGTGCGGTGCTGCTGGTTGTAATGATGCTGCGAGAGCGGTCGGTGTTCAGGAAACAGGCTTTTGAAGCAATCTGA
- a CDS encoding STAS/SEC14 domain-containing protein, whose translation MITIMKESSGPMLAVQATGKLSGDDYTEVWIPALREAIEKHNKCSCLLYMDENFEGWELKAMWEDASFGFAHRNDFDKLAVVGGPDWVEWGTKVAGKFMQGEVKTYPAEELVEALNWVTE comes from the coding sequence ATGATCACAATCATGAAAGAAAGCAGCGGTCCCATGCTGGCAGTTCAGGCAACAGGCAAACTCTCCGGTGACGACTACACCGAAGTCTGGATTCCTGCGCTGCGGGAAGCCATTGAAAAACACAACAAATGCAGTTGCCTGCTTTATATGGATGAAAACTTTGAAGGCTGGGAACTTAAAGCCATGTGGGAAGATGCCAGCTTCGGATTCGCCCACCGCAATGACTTTGACAAGCTGGCAGTAGTCGGCGGTCCGGACTGGGTTGAATGGGGAACAAAAGTGGCAGGAAAGTTCATGCAGGGCGAGGTGAAAACCTATCCGGCAGAAGAGCTTGTTGAAGCTCTTAACTGGGTCACTGAATAA
- a CDS encoding DUF177 domain-containing protein produces MSELWITLNDIPEEGQNFVFEDQNFWAAACKQYKVDVKPGDALVSEVYVLPQDKGCLVRGGTKGSVSIACDRCTADYKHNISTEFEEYEQVAEDGDDEESPVVKTKEGLKIDIGALLWEHFVMALPIKPLCKETCEGLCAKCGADLNKGGCECEQDEGDPRLAVFRNLKIKN; encoded by the coding sequence ATGTCTGAACTCTGGATTACATTAAACGACATCCCCGAAGAGGGACAAAACTTTGTTTTCGAGGACCAGAATTTCTGGGCCGCAGCATGTAAACAATATAAAGTTGACGTCAAACCCGGCGATGCGCTGGTCTCTGAAGTCTATGTCCTTCCTCAGGATAAAGGATGCCTTGTCAGAGGCGGAACCAAAGGTTCCGTTTCAATTGCATGCGACAGATGCACGGCAGACTACAAGCACAATATTTCCACCGAATTCGAAGAGTACGAACAGGTCGCAGAAGACGGGGATGATGAAGAATCACCCGTTGTAAAGACCAAAGAAGGACTCAAAATCGACATCGGTGCCCTCCTCTGGGAGCATTTCGTAATGGCACTGCCCATTAAGCCCCTGTGCAAGGAAACTTGCGAGGGACTTTGCGCCAAGTGCGGAGCCGACCTGAACAAGGGCGGCTGCGAATGCGAGCAGGATGAGGGCGATCCAAGGCTTGCGGTTTTCCGCAATCTTAAGATAAAGAACTAG